The Croceicoccus marinus genome contains a region encoding:
- a CDS encoding DUF481 domain-containing protein: MRSRARDRIGTALSASPAPPALVLVLVLVLSARQAQAQTPAQGLPDQLAIIYREANASERDTIEDIAKRLYPADVAGFLKSWEDEGSFGASLETGNTWEWGAYAGAELTRRNNLWEHRFSADFNLREVDGERTEVPLNGAYRARRDFRDSPVFAFGSLAYARNPFQGIGRRFTEVVEAGYQIVDTDAIDREASGGPATRQTRFTDGTAENRLAVFLDTDFSRDITDTLAFCEHVTLVLDEAKTTLTDSTGWDTITRLSVVPGL; the protein is encoded by the coding sequence ATGCGATCAAGGGCGAGGGACAGGATCGGAACCGCCCTGTCGGCAAGCCCCGCGCCTCCAGCCCTCGTCCTTGTCCTCGTGCTTGTCCTTTCCGCCCGGCAGGCGCAAGCCCAGACGCCGGCACAGGGCCTTCCCGACCAGCTTGCCATCATCTACCGCGAGGCCAATGCGTCGGAGCGCGACACCATCGAGGATATCGCCAAGCGCCTCTATCCCGCCGACGTCGCGGGCTTCCTGAAGAGCTGGGAGGACGAAGGCTCGTTCGGCGCCAGCCTCGAGACCGGCAATACCTGGGAGTGGGGCGCCTATGCGGGGGCCGAGCTGACCCGCAGGAACAATCTGTGGGAACATCGCTTCTCGGCCGATTTCAACCTGCGCGAGGTCGATGGCGAACGGACCGAGGTACCGCTGAACGGCGCCTATCGCGCGCGGCGCGACTTTCGCGATTCGCCGGTCTTCGCCTTCGGCTCGCTGGCCTATGCGCGCAATCCGTTCCAGGGCATCGGGCGCCGCTTCACCGAAGTGGTCGAGGCGGGCTATCAGATCGTGGACACCGACGCCATAGACCGGGAAGCATCGGGCGGGCCGGCCACGCGCCAGACGCGCTTTACCGACGGAACCGCAGAAAACCGCCTGGCCGTGTTCCTCGACACCGATTTCAGCAGGGACATCACCGACACGCTGGCCTTTTGCGAGCATGTGACGCTGGTGCTGGACGAGGCGAAGACCACGCTTACCGACTCGACCGGATGGGACACCATCACCCGGCTCAGCGTCGTTCCAGGTCTTTGA
- a CDS encoding Na+/H+ antiporter subunit G, whose amino-acid sequence MTVIADILVAALILLGGAFALIGSWGLVRLPSLMTRLHGPTKATTLGVGGVLVASMIYFPVHHGLYTAHELLITLFLFISAPITANMIAKAHLHRQGTRIDPNPADNIQEGLPESEIWATFHVETANGTEDAGSDLVKDLERR is encoded by the coding sequence ATGACGGTCATCGCCGACATCCTGGTCGCAGCGCTGATCCTGCTGGGCGGCGCGTTCGCGCTGATCGGGTCGTGGGGGCTGGTGCGGCTGCCGTCGCTGATGACGCGGCTGCACGGGCCGACCAAGGCGACCACGCTGGGGGTGGGCGGCGTGCTGGTCGCCTCGATGATCTATTTCCCGGTCCATCACGGGCTCTATACCGCGCACGAGCTGCTGATCACGCTGTTCCTGTTCATCTCGGCCCCGATCACCGCCAACATGATCGCCAAGGCGCATCTGCACCGCCAGGGCACGCGGATCGATCCCAACCCCGCCGACAATATCCAGGAAGGCCTGCCGGAAAGCGAGATCTGGGCCACCTTCCATGTCGAGACGGCGAACGGGACCGAGGATGCCGGTTCCGACCTGGTCAAAGACCTGGAACGACGCTGA
- a CDS encoding K+/H+ antiporter subunit F, with translation MISPILALAITLGFVMIGLAILLNVWRLFAGPTRGDRILALDTMVINSIALIVLFGINEGTTMYFESALLFAMVGFVGTVAYAKFLLRGDIVE, from the coding sequence ATGATCAGCCCCATCCTGGCACTGGCCATAACGCTGGGCTTCGTCATGATCGGCCTGGCCATCTTGCTCAACGTCTGGCGCCTGTTCGCGGGGCCGACGCGCGGGGACCGGATCCTGGCACTGGACACGATGGTCATCAATTCGATCGCGCTGATCGTGTTGTTCGGCATCAACGAGGGCACGACGATGTATTTCGAATCCGCCCTGCTGTTCGCCATGGTCGGCTTCGTCGGAACGGTCGCCTATGCCAAGTTCCTGCTGCGCGGCGATATCGTGGAGTGA
- a CDS encoding Na+/H+ antiporter subunit E, whose amino-acid sequence MMRRLFPHPALAGLLVLVWLLLANSLGVGTILMALLVGFLVPLFTAPYWRDKPLINLGMPLVGYIGLVMWDILIANFQVAWLILFRRNRDLNSCWLVIPLDIRRPEAITTLAGTISLTPGTVSADVSADGHALLVHALDASDPQAEVARIKSRYEARLKRIFR is encoded by the coding sequence ATGATGCGGCGCCTGTTCCCCCACCCCGCCCTGGCCGGATTGCTGGTGCTGGTCTGGCTCCTGCTGGCCAACAGCCTGGGCGTCGGGACCATCCTGATGGCGCTGCTGGTCGGTTTCCTGGTGCCGCTGTTCACCGCGCCCTATTGGCGGGACAAGCCGCTGATCAACCTGGGCATGCCGCTTGTGGGCTATATCGGGCTGGTCATGTGGGACATACTGATCGCCAATTTCCAGGTGGCCTGGCTGATCCTGTTCCGCCGCAACCGCGATCTCAACAGCTGCTGGCTGGTGATCCCGCTGGACATCAGACGGCCCGAGGCGATCACCACGCTGGCCGGCACGATCAGCCTGACGCCCGGCACCGTGTCGGCGGACGTGTCCGCCGATGGCCACGCGCTGCTGGTCCACGCGCTGGACGCCAGCGATCCGCAGGCCGAAGTGGCCCGGATCAAGTCCCGATACGAAGCCCGCCTGAAAAGGATATTCCGATGA
- a CDS encoding monovalent cation/H+ antiporter subunit D, translating to MLTIVPILLPAVVAAITLIRMVRTTRLGAIFSLASSAALVAVAIALFAEASDGVIRVYRLGDWPAPFGIVLVLDRLSTMMVLLTNVLALCVLVHSVVTQLDRRGWHFHPMFQFQLLGLNGAFLTGDLFNLFVFFEVLLIASYGLILHGQGAARLQAGVQYVVVNLVGSTLFLIALGILYGTTGTLNMADMALRVAAAPAGDQPLIRIGAQVLIVVFALKAALLPLQLWLPRAYSSTSAPVAALFAILTKVGVYSILRTTVLIFGADAGAAAWAPAAWMLPASLLTIVAGFVGVLAAKDMRLMAAFGIIGSTGTLLSAIALFQPDTVAAGLYYLPHSVLAGALMFLVADLVARARGDTDDALTPDGPFARMGQYGALFMLAAIALAGLPPLSGFIGKLLILAASADAPFAAWIWAAILGGTFLAILGLARAGSILFWKSRDGGELTASRISAWASAPAWVLCALLAALTLFAGPVTRNAEATSAQIFAVGGYVNAVLVDQPAFEMEAK from the coding sequence ATGCTGACCATCGTCCCGATCCTGCTGCCGGCGGTGGTCGCAGCCATCACGCTGATCCGCATGGTCCGCACCACGCGGCTGGGCGCGATCTTCTCGCTGGCGTCCAGCGCCGCGCTGGTCGCGGTCGCCATCGCCCTGTTCGCCGAGGCGTCGGACGGGGTGATCCGTGTCTACCGCCTGGGCGACTGGCCCGCGCCCTTCGGCATCGTGCTGGTGCTGGACCGGCTGTCGACGATGATGGTGCTGCTGACCAATGTGCTGGCGCTGTGCGTGCTGGTCCACTCGGTCGTCACGCAGCTTGACCGGCGGGGCTGGCATTTCCACCCGATGTTCCAGTTCCAGCTGCTGGGGCTGAACGGCGCGTTCCTGACGGGCGACCTGTTCAACCTGTTCGTGTTCTTCGAAGTGCTGCTGATCGCCAGCTATGGGCTGATCTTGCATGGACAGGGCGCGGCGCGGCTGCAGGCGGGCGTGCAATATGTGGTGGTCAACCTGGTCGGATCGACGCTGTTCCTGATCGCGCTGGGTATCCTGTACGGCACCACGGGCACGCTCAACATGGCCGACATGGCGCTGCGGGTCGCCGCCGCGCCTGCAGGCGACCAGCCGCTGATCCGCATCGGCGCGCAGGTGCTGATCGTGGTCTTCGCGCTCAAGGCCGCGCTGCTGCCGCTGCAGCTGTGGCTGCCGCGCGCCTATTCCAGCACCTCCGCCCCGGTGGCGGCGCTGTTCGCGATCCTGACCAAGGTGGGCGTCTATTCGATCCTGCGCACCACCGTGCTGATCTTCGGGGCAGACGCGGGCGCGGCGGCGTGGGCACCAGCGGCCTGGATGCTGCCCGCGTCGCTGCTGACCATCGTGGCGGGCTTCGTCGGGGTGCTGGCGGCCAAGGACATGCGGCTGATGGCGGCGTTCGGCATCATCGGATCGACCGGCACGCTGCTGTCGGCCATCGCGCTGTTCCAGCCCGACACGGTCGCGGCGGGGCTGTATTACCTGCCGCATTCGGTGCTGGCGGGCGCGCTGATGTTCCTGGTCGCCGATCTGGTGGCGCGTGCGCGGGGCGACACCGACGACGCGCTGACCCCCGACGGGCCGTTCGCGCGCATGGGGCAATATGGCGCGCTGTTCATGCTGGCGGCGATCGCGCTGGCCGGCCTGCCGCCGCTGTCGGGCTTCATCGGCAAGCTGCTGATCCTGGCGGCCAGTGCGGACGCGCCGTTCGCCGCGTGGATCTGGGCCGCGATCCTGGGCGGGACCTTCCTGGCGATCCTGGGGCTGGCTCGGGCGGGCAGCATATTGTTCTGGAAATCGCGCGACGGGGGAGAGCTGACCGCTTCGCGCATTTCCGCGTGGGCCAGCGCGCCAGCCTGGGTGCTGTGCGCGCTGCTGGCGGCGCTGACCCTGTTCGCGGGCCCCGTCACCCGCAATGCCGAGGCGACGTCGGCGCAGATCTTCGCTGTCGGCGGCTATGTCAATGCGGTACTGGTCGACCAGCCCGCGTTCGAGATGGAGGCCAAGTGA
- a CDS encoding Na+/H+ antiporter subunit C has translation MSVEFLVASAIGVLTAGGIYLTLRGRTFPVVLGIAMLSYAINAFLFSMGRLVVDKPPIYAKGAEYTDPLPQALVLTAIVISFGMTALVVVLALRSFLESGTDHVDGTVEDVDLTDGEANH, from the coding sequence ATGAGCGTCGAATTCCTGGTTGCCAGCGCCATCGGCGTGCTGACCGCGGGGGGCATCTATCTGACCTTGCGGGGGCGCACCTTTCCGGTGGTGCTGGGCATCGCCATGCTGTCCTATGCGATCAACGCGTTCCTGTTCTCGATGGGCAGGCTGGTGGTGGACAAGCCGCCGATCTACGCCAAGGGCGCGGAATACACCGATCCGCTGCCGCAGGCGCTGGTGCTGACGGCCATCGTGATCTCGTTCGGCATGACCGCGCTGGTGGTGGTGCTGGCGCTGCGCAGCTTTCTTGAAAGCGGGACCGACCATGTCGACGGAACGGTCGAGGATGTCGACCTGACCGATGGCGAGGCCAATCACTGA
- a CDS encoding monovalent cation/H+ antiporter subunit A, whose amino-acid sequence MDLLLISALPFLGAIAIGLAARAPRNIHAVIAGLFTLAAFVLVMLKAPAVLAGEIAVTRIAWVPAIGLNAHYFMDPLGLMFAGLILGIGFLIVVYANSYLSAADSSARFLTFLMLFQGAMLGIVLSDNILLLLVFWEMTSLSSFLLIGFWGHLPDGRQGARMALAVTGGGGLALIAGLVLLGRIAGSYDLTQILLAKDAIQASPLYPVALVLILLGCFTKSAQFPFHFWLPHAMAAPTPVSAYLHSATMVKAGVFLMARLWPVLAGTDLWFYLVATTGLVTMLIGAFIALFKNDLKGLLAYSTVSHLGLLTMLFGFGTRMAAVAGVFHIINHATFKAALFMNAGIVDHEVGTRDARRLGGLAALMPVTATLGTIAALSMAGVPPFNGFLSKEMMLEEAAHTGWAGIGWLVPAAATIAALLSAAYSFRFIAHVFFGSRRDDYPKPPHDPGIGLWGPPAVLVVLVVLIGLLPGLVAEPFVKSVSAAVIGGEPPYFYLSLWHGLTPALLMSAIAVAGGLVMLWRHGAFDRLWQALPVPVAKRIFDRGIFGLVYASRVLSYGFHNGSLQRMLFVLFAFVIVLGVEGMVLGSRLSGGFAAGGRETIPAPPVAILAWLGLVAGTVAVVLSHRQRFLSLVYISVIGLVVSLGFVFLSAPDLALTQISVETVTILLLLLALHLLPRSPPSSSSTLRHVRDAVLGVIGGAGVGWAAWAVMTRPQGDTISAFHWLQAKPGGGGTNVVNVILVDFRGFDTFGEIIVLGIAALAIFALLQPAGRGISGRRLLALMDGIIRSPERHPMMLVVAGRLILPMAMVVGLYIFLRGHNMPGGGFIAGLVFSIAMLIQYMASGFEWAEERRRIERHALIAAGVLTAAATGAGSLAFGKPFLTSSYGYFHIPLVGEIELATALLFDIGVALTVVGAVMLALAQLANATQRAEQAGGSQHPMDIDPSREDAREKAARAKDAPGQGAGAEAPQ is encoded by the coding sequence TTGGACTTGCTGCTCATTTCCGCCCTGCCTTTCCTTGGCGCGATCGCCATCGGTCTGGCGGCCCGGGCACCGCGCAATATCCATGCCGTCATCGCGGGCCTGTTCACGCTGGCCGCCTTCGTGCTGGTCATGCTGAAGGCGCCCGCGGTGCTGGCCGGCGAAATTGCGGTCACGCGCATCGCCTGGGTGCCCGCGATCGGGCTGAACGCGCATTACTTCATGGACCCGCTGGGGCTGATGTTCGCGGGGCTGATCCTGGGGATCGGTTTCCTGATCGTTGTCTATGCCAACAGCTATCTTTCCGCCGCCGACAGTTCGGCGCGTTTCCTGACCTTCCTGATGCTGTTCCAGGGCGCGATGCTGGGCATCGTGCTGTCGGACAATATCCTGCTGCTGCTGGTCTTCTGGGAGATGACCAGCCTGTCGTCGTTCCTGCTGATCGGGTTCTGGGGCCATCTGCCCGACGGGCGGCAGGGCGCGCGCATGGCGCTTGCCGTCACCGGCGGCGGGGGGCTGGCGCTGATCGCGGGGCTGGTGCTGCTGGGGCGGATCGCGGGATCGTACGATCTGACGCAGATCCTGCTGGCGAAGGACGCGATCCAGGCATCGCCGCTGTACCCGGTCGCGCTGGTGCTGATCCTGCTGGGCTGCTTCACCAAGTCGGCGCAGTTCCCGTTCCATTTTTGGCTGCCCCACGCGATGGCCGCGCCCACGCCGGTCAGCGCCTATCTGCACAGCGCCACCATGGTGAAGGCGGGCGTGTTCCTGATGGCGCGGCTGTGGCCGGTGCTGGCGGGGACGGATCTGTGGTTCTATCTGGTCGCGACGACCGGGCTGGTGACCATGCTGATCGGCGCGTTCATCGCACTGTTCAAGAACGACCTGAAGGGCCTGCTCGCCTATTCCACCGTCAGCCATCTGGGGCTGCTTACCATGCTGTTCGGTTTCGGCACGCGCATGGCGGCGGTGGCGGGCGTGTTCCACATCATCAACCATGCCACGTTCAAGGCAGCGCTGTTCATGAACGCGGGCATCGTCGACCACGAGGTCGGCACACGCGACGCGCGGCGGCTGGGCGGGCTGGCCGCGCTGATGCCGGTCACCGCGACGCTGGGCACCATCGCGGCGCTGTCGATGGCGGGGGTCCCGCCCTTCAACGGCTTCCTGTCCAAGGAGATGATGCTGGAGGAAGCGGCGCATACCGGCTGGGCGGGGATCGGCTGGCTGGTGCCGGCGGCGGCGACCATCGCCGCGCTGCTGTCGGCGGCCTATTCGTTCCGCTTCATCGCGCATGTCTTCTTCGGATCCAGGCGCGACGATTATCCGAAACCCCCGCATGATCCCGGTATCGGCTTGTGGGGCCCGCCCGCGGTGCTGGTGGTGCTGGTGGTGCTGATCGGCCTGCTGCCCGGGCTGGTGGCCGAACCGTTCGTGAAATCCGTTTCGGCAGCGGTGATCGGCGGCGAGCCGCCCTATTTCTACCTGTCGCTGTGGCACGGGCTGACCCCGGCCCTGCTGATGAGCGCGATCGCGGTGGCGGGCGGCCTTGTGATGCTGTGGCGCCATGGCGCGTTCGACCGGCTGTGGCAGGCCCTGCCGGTCCCCGTCGCAAAGCGCATATTCGACCGCGGCATCTTCGGCCTGGTCTATGCCAGCCGTGTTCTGTCCTATGGCTTCCACAACGGATCGCTGCAGCGCATGCTGTTCGTGCTGTTCGCCTTCGTCATCGTGCTGGGGGTCGAGGGGATGGTCCTGGGATCGCGGCTGTCGGGCGGCTTCGCCGCGGGCGGGCGCGAGACGATCCCTGCCCCGCCGGTCGCCATACTGGCATGGCTGGGACTGGTGGCGGGTACGGTCGCGGTGGTGCTGTCGCACCGGCAGCGCTTCCTCTCGCTGGTCTATATCAGCGTGATCGGGCTGGTGGTGTCGCTTGGCTTCGTATTCCTGTCCGCGCCCGACCTGGCGCTGACGCAGATCTCGGTCGAGACGGTGACGATCCTGCTGCTGCTGCTGGCGCTGCACCTGCTGCCGCGCAGTCCGCCGAGCAGCAGTTCGACCCTGCGCCATGTGCGCGACGCGGTGCTGGGCGTGATCGGTGGCGCGGGCGTGGGCTGGGCCGCGTGGGCGGTGATGACGCGGCCGCAGGGGGACACGATCTCGGCCTTCCACTGGCTGCAGGCGAAGCCGGGCGGCGGCGGGACCAATGTGGTGAACGTCATCCTGGTCGATTTCCGCGGCTTCGACACTTTTGGCGAGATAATCGTGCTGGGCATCGCGGCGCTGGCCATATTCGCACTGCTGCAACCGGCGGGGCGCGGCATTTCCGGCCGCCGCCTGCTGGCGCTGATGGACGGCATCATCCGATCGCCCGAACGGCATCCGATGATGCTGGTCGTCGCCGGACGCCTGATCCTGCCGATGGCGATGGTGGTGGGCCTGTATATATTCCTGCGCGGCCACAACATGCCGGGCGGCGGGTTCATCGCGGGTCTGGTATTCTCTATCGCGATGCTGATCCAGTACATGGCATCGGGCTTCGAATGGGCCGAAGAACGCCGCCGGATCGAGCGGCACGCACTGATCGCGGCGGGCGTGCTGACCGCGGCGGCGACCGGCGCGGGATCGCTGGCCTTCGGCAAGCCGTTCCTGACCAGTTCCTATGGCTATTTCCACATCCCGCTGGTGGGCGAGATCGAGCTGGCGACCGCGCTGCTGTTCGACATCGGCGTCGCGCTGACCGTGGTGGGCGCGGTGATGCTGGCGCTGGCGCAGCTGGCCAACGCCACCCAGCGCGCCGAGCAGGCGGGCGGGTCGCAGCACCCGATGGACATCGATCCCAGCCGCGAGGATGCGCGCGAGAAAGCCGCACGCGCAAAGGATGCGCCCGGACAGGGTGCAGGGGCGGAGGCACCGCAATGA
- a CDS encoding phytase, whose protein sequence is MSNTIRAGAAIAPAILLAACAGETVWPPSPWPTGSVTAAAETVPVGTANADAADDPAIWRNPADPAKSVLLGTDKKAGLYSYRLDGTVIDFVPAGLLNNVDLVSLAGGTVLVAASDRTDAATPAIAFFTLASDGQLTQGPRLEVGSGGSGEAYGFCMAEADAAGQLARAYVVTKQGPVIEAVIGGTAQAPTILSTRRFAIPSQSEGCVVDGRTDMLYVGEETVGIHRFDLSQASPAGELVSRADGTALVPDVEGLAIAPVGSDGGYLIASSQGDNAYAAFALPTMAYAGRVRIVDGGGIDGTVETDGIEFAAGSFGPGFPDGIFVAQDGDNGPDADGNATQNFKLVRGDALLAALRGE, encoded by the coding sequence ATGAGCAATACGATCAGGGCCGGGGCCGCCATCGCCCCGGCGATCCTGCTGGCCGCCTGCGCGGGGGAAACGGTGTGGCCGCCCTCGCCCTGGCCGACGGGCAGCGTCACGGCGGCGGCGGAAACGGTGCCGGTGGGCACGGCCAATGCCGATGCCGCCGACGATCCGGCGATCTGGCGCAACCCGGCGGACCCGGCGAAGAGCGTGCTGCTGGGCACCGACAAGAAGGCGGGACTGTACAGCTATCGGCTGGACGGGACGGTCATCGATTTCGTGCCCGCGGGGCTGCTCAACAATGTCGACCTGGTCTCGCTGGCGGGTGGCACCGTGCTGGTGGCGGCCAGCGACCGGACCGACGCGGCCACGCCCGCCATCGCGTTCTTCACACTGGCGAGCGACGGGCAGCTGACGCAGGGCCCGCGTCTGGAGGTGGGTAGCGGCGGCAGCGGCGAGGCCTATGGCTTCTGCATGGCCGAGGCCGATGCGGCGGGCCAGCTGGCGCGGGCCTATGTCGTGACCAAGCAGGGTCCGGTGATCGAGGCGGTCATCGGCGGCACGGCGCAGGCTCCGACGATCCTGTCGACCCGCCGCTTCGCCATTCCCAGCCAGAGCGAGGGCTGCGTCGTCGATGGGCGCACCGACATGCTTTACGTGGGCGAGGAGACGGTGGGGATCCACCGCTTCGACCTGTCGCAAGCCTCTCCGGCGGGCGAGCTGGTCTCGCGCGCCGACGGCACCGCGCTGGTGCCCGATGTCGAGGGGCTGGCGATTGCGCCGGTCGGCAGCGACGGCGGCTATCTGATCGCATCGAGCCAGGGCGACAATGCCTATGCGGCTTTCGCGCTGCCCACGATGGCCTATGCCGGGCGGGTGCGGATCGTGGATGGCGGCGGGATCGACGGGACGGTGGAAACCGACGGCATCGAATTCGCGGCCGGCAGTTTCGGGCCCGGCTTTCCCGATGGCATCTTCGTTGCGCAGGACGGGGACAACGGGCCCGATGCGGATGGCAATGCCACGCAGAACTTCAAGCTGGTGCGCGGCGATGCGTTGCTGGCGGCCTTGCGGGGCGAATAG
- a CDS encoding TonB-dependent receptor encodes MNRTFRTALVIGSALSAIIAAPQAMAAGTLDGSVVDATGTRALQAAQVTILELGRTTSTERDGSFRFPEVPAGTYTLEVRYVGAPTETITVTVPETGTVQQTVALGSADDSILVVGQLANQASALSRKKAADTVSDVLTRDAIGQFPDQNVAESLRRLPGINVLNDQGEGRFVAVRGLDPNLNATSLNGVRLPAPESDVRQVALDVISSDIIESITVKKSLTPDMDADTIGASIEIETTSAFDREEALYTARVEGSYNELSNELTPKGSFDFATRVTEDFGVSGGISYYRRFFETDNVEADDWTDNDSAIYPEEIQYRDYDVERTRISGTLGADFRVGETTELYARGVWSQFDDQEYRRRLILKVEDALAVGNGSTVSLYDGPQAQGDDGEYELGVERDGKDRFERQRIWNVVVGGKTQLDSGWFAEYSASYARSSEKEDGSIDPAVFARDFSGDSQRIDIDFAGRVPTLDIAGNGRTFRDPSGYELDEIEYTALSDSVDDEYAVTFDGGKDFFLDAGTLTLQGGFKGRWREKRYDFDVEFWETDGFTLADVLGVSTYRLAAIDPVPNYDGVRRFFDANRDAFELNEFDSGVDSALEDYTASEDILAGYGLARFENSALTVIGGVRYEHTSNDLAGNLVTITETEDDEFFTVTPQTAEKDYGFWLPSVNVRYEAAPDLILRAAGYRSLVRPGLFQLAPHVELNEDDEAAFGNPDLEPYEAWNGDLTAEYYMSSNGAITAAVFYKDVSNYIAEVDVDEPGVFLGTAFEEATIPINGESAEIFGVELGVSQALDFLPGLLSGFLVQANYTYTDATGRVPDGDVTDLSSVTDYREITLPATSKHTLNGVLGYEKGPVSIRLSGTYRDRYLDELGGDPEEDRYVDDHFQLDLSARLRLNEQVQLYYEWVNINDAKYFAYNNYGGQRNLLQYEEYSWTMKFGARLNF; translated from the coding sequence ATGAACCGCACATTCCGCACCGCGCTTGTCATCGGCAGCGCGCTTTCCGCCATCATCGCCGCGCCGCAGGCCATGGCCGCGGGCACGCTGGACGGGTCGGTCGTCGACGCGACCGGCACCCGCGCGCTGCAGGCCGCGCAGGTCACCATACTGGAACTGGGCCGCACCACCTCGACCGAGCGTGACGGGTCGTTCCGCTTTCCCGAAGTACCCGCCGGTACCTATACGCTGGAAGTCCGCTATGTCGGCGCGCCGACCGAGACGATCACCGTCACCGTTCCCGAAACCGGCACCGTGCAGCAGACCGTTGCGCTGGGCAGCGCGGACGATTCCATCCTGGTCGTCGGCCAGCTGGCGAACCAGGCCAGCGCGCTTTCCCGCAAGAAGGCGGCCGATACCGTGTCCGACGTACTGACCCGCGACGCGATTGGCCAGTTTCCCGACCAGAACGTGGCCGAATCGCTGCGCCGCCTGCCCGGCATCAACGTGCTGAACGACCAGGGCGAAGGCCGCTTCGTGGCGGTGCGCGGGCTCGATCCCAATCTGAACGCCACCTCGCTCAACGGCGTGCGGCTGCCTGCGCCCGAAAGCGACGTGCGCCAGGTCGCGCTCGACGTGATCAGCAGCGACATCATCGAATCGATCACGGTCAAGAAGTCGCTGACCCCCGACATGGATGCCGACACCATCGGCGCCTCGATCGAGATCGAGACCACCAGCGCCTTCGACCGCGAGGAAGCGCTCTATACCGCGCGGGTCGAGGGCAGCTATAACGAGCTGTCGAACGAGCTGACCCCCAAGGGCAGCTTCGATTTCGCGACGCGCGTGACCGAGGATTTCGGCGTGTCGGGCGGCATCAGCTATTACCGCCGCTTCTTCGAGACCGACAATGTCGAGGCGGACGACTGGACCGACAATGACAGCGCGATCTATCCCGAAGAGATCCAGTACCGCGACTATGACGTCGAGCGTACCCGCATCTCGGGCACGCTGGGCGCGGATTTCCGCGTCGGCGAGACCACCGAGCTGTATGCGCGCGGCGTGTGGAGCCAGTTCGACGACCAGGAATATCGCCGGCGCCTGATCCTGAAGGTCGAGGATGCGCTGGCCGTGGGCAATGGATCGACTGTCAGCTTATACGACGGTCCGCAGGCCCAGGGCGACGACGGCGAATACGAGCTGGGCGTCGAGCGCGACGGCAAGGACCGCTTTGAACGCCAGCGCATCTGGAACGTGGTCGTGGGCGGCAAGACCCAGCTCGACAGCGGATGGTTCGCCGAATATTCGGCCAGCTATGCCCGATCGAGCGAGAAGGAGGACGGGTCGATCGACCCCGCCGTGTTCGCGCGCGACTTTTCGGGCGACAGCCAGCGCATCGACATCGATTTCGCCGGGCGCGTGCCCACGCTGGACATCGCGGGCAACGGCCGGACATTCCGCGATCCGTCGGGCTACGAGCTGGACGAGATCGAATATACCGCGCTCTCCGATTCCGTGGATGACGAATATGCGGTGACGTTCGACGGTGGCAAGGACTTCTTCCTGGATGCCGGCACGCTGACGCTGCAGGGCGGCTTCAAGGGGCGCTGGCGCGAGAAGAGGTATGATTTCGACGTCGAGTTCTGGGAAACCGACGGGTTTACCCTTGCCGACGTACTGGGGGTCAGCACCTATCGCCTGGCCGCCATCGATCCGGTCCCCAATTACGACGGTGTCCGCCGTTTCTTCGATGCCAACCGCGACGCGTTCGAGCTGAACGAATTCGACAGCGGCGTCGACAGCGCGCTGGAGGATTATACCGCGTCGGAGGACATACTGGCAGGCTATGGCCTTGCCCGGTTCGAAAACAGCGCGCTGACCGTCATCGGGGGCGTGCGATACGAGCATACGTCGAACGATCTGGCAGGCAATCTGGTCACCATTACCGAGACCGAGGACGACGAGTTCTTCACCGTCACGCCGCAGACCGCCGAGAAGGATTACGGGTTCTGGCTGCCAAGCGTGAATGTCCGCTATGAAGCCGCGCCCGATCTGATCCTGCGCGCGGCGGGCTATCGATCGCTGGTGCGGCCGGGCCTGTTCCAGCTCGCCCCGCATGTCGAGCTGAACGAGGATGACGAGGCCGCCTTCGGCAATCCCGATCTTGAGCCCTACGAGGCATGGAACGGCGATCTGACCGCCGAATATTACATGTCGAGCAATGGCGCGATCACCGCGGCGGTGTTCTACAAGGACGTCAGCAATTACATCGCCGAGGTCGACGTGGACGAGCCGGGCGTGTTCCTGGGCACCGCGTTCGAGGAAGCGACCATCCCGATCAACGGCGAGAGCGCCGAGATCTTCGGCGTGGAACTGGGTGTCAGCCAGGCGCTGGACTTCCTGCCGGGCCTGCTGTCGGGCTTCCTGGTGCAGGCGAACTATACCTATACCGATGCGACCGGCCGCGTGCCCGATGGCGACGTCACCGACTTGTCGTCGGTCACCGACTACCGCGAGATCACCCTGCCCGCGACGTCGAAGCACACGCTGAACGGCGTGCTGGGGTATGAAAAGGGTCCGGTCAGCATCCGCCTGTCGGGCACCTATCGCGACCGCTATCTCGACGAGCTGGGCGGCGATCCGGAAGAGGACCGCTATGTCGACGATCACTTCCAGCTCGACCTCAGCGCGCGGCTGCGGCTGAACGAACAGGTCCAGCTCTATTACGAATGGGTCAACATCAACGACGCCAAATATTTCGCGTACAACAACTATGGCGGCCAGCGGAACCTGCTGCAGTACGAGGAATATAGCTGGACCATGAAGTTCGGCGCACGGCTGAATTTCTGA